In Streptomyces durocortorensis, a genomic segment contains:
- the soxR gene encoding redox-sensitive transcriptional activator SoxR, producing the protein MPQIPQTLHELSVGQLSARSGAAVSALHFYEAKGLISSRRTSGNQRRYSRDALRRVAFVRAAQRVGIPLATIRDALAELPEERTPNREDWARLSEVWRKELDERIEQLHRLRDHLTDCIGCGCLSLETCVLSNPDDITGERITGSRLMPERKRSS; encoded by the coding sequence GTGCCCCAGATCCCACAGACACTCCACGAACTCTCGGTCGGCCAGCTCTCGGCGCGCAGCGGGGCCGCTGTCTCGGCCCTGCACTTCTACGAGGCCAAGGGCCTGATCAGCAGCCGTCGCACCAGCGGCAACCAGCGCCGCTACTCCCGCGACGCGCTGCGCCGGGTCGCCTTCGTGCGGGCGGCACAACGCGTCGGCATCCCGCTGGCCACGATCCGGGACGCGCTCGCCGAACTGCCCGAGGAGCGCACGCCGAACCGCGAGGACTGGGCTCGGCTCTCCGAGGTCTGGCGCAAGGAACTCGACGAGCGGATCGAGCAGTTGCACCGGCTGCGCGACCATCTGACCGACTGCATCGGGTGCGGCTGTCTGTCGCTGGAGACCTGTGTGCTGTCCAACCCCGACGACATCACGGGTGAGCGGATCACCGGCTCCCGTCTGATGCCGGAGCGCAAGCGTTCCTCGTAG
- a CDS encoding MaoC family dehydratase has protein sequence MAEPKIFTSAQELRDGVGEQLGHSDWLEIEQKRIDQFAEATGDHQWIHVDPERAKEGPFGTTIAHGYLTLSLLPALVPQVMRVEGMKMGINYGTNKVRFPSTVPVGSRLRATAVLRSVEEVGGGVQVTAVVTVEREDSEKPACVAESVSRYYF, from the coding sequence ATGGCAGAGCCGAAGATCTTCACGTCCGCACAGGAGCTGCGGGACGGAGTGGGCGAGCAGCTGGGACACAGCGACTGGCTGGAGATCGAGCAGAAGAGGATCGACCAGTTCGCCGAGGCGACCGGCGACCACCAGTGGATCCATGTGGACCCGGAGCGCGCGAAGGAAGGACCCTTCGGCACGACGATCGCGCACGGCTATCTGACGCTGTCGCTGCTGCCCGCGCTGGTGCCGCAGGTGATGCGGGTCGAGGGCATGAAGATGGGCATCAACTACGGTACGAACAAGGTCCGTTTCCCCTCGACCGTCCCGGTGGGCTCCCGGCTGCGGGCCACGGCGGTGCTCCGGAGCGTCGAGGAGGTGGGCGGCGGCGTGCAGGTCACGGCCGTCGTCACGGTCGAGCGCGAGGACAGCGAGAAGCCTGCCTGCGTGGCCGAGTCGGTGTCCCGCTACTACTTCTGA
- a CDS encoding TetR/AcrR family transcriptional regulator, protein MSTAEETSGEDAPWGEVTPEAARRLLVAAVDAFAERGYHATTTRDIAGRAGMSPAALYIHYKTKEELLHRISKIGHERALYVLEAEADRDGTAAERLAGAARSFVRWHAERHTTARVVQYELDALGDEHRTEIVALRRKSDAVVRRIISEGVRDGEFDVPDIPGTTLAVLSLCIDVARWFNAQGSRTPDEVGELYAGLVLRMVGARTAPDRR, encoded by the coding sequence ATGAGTACGGCGGAGGAGACGAGCGGCGAGGACGCCCCGTGGGGCGAGGTCACTCCCGAGGCGGCCAGGCGGCTCCTCGTCGCCGCCGTGGACGCCTTCGCCGAGCGCGGGTACCACGCGACCACCACCCGTGACATCGCCGGGCGGGCCGGGATGAGCCCCGCTGCCCTCTACATCCACTACAAGACCAAGGAAGAGCTGCTCCACCGGATCAGCAAGATCGGCCACGAACGGGCGCTGTACGTCCTGGAGGCCGAGGCGGACCGGGACGGCACCGCCGCCGAGCGGCTCGCCGGGGCCGCCCGCTCCTTCGTCCGCTGGCACGCCGAGCGGCACACCACCGCCCGGGTCGTGCAGTACGAGCTCGATGCCCTCGGCGACGAGCACCGTACGGAGATCGTCGCGCTGCGCCGCAAGAGCGACGCGGTGGTGCGCCGGATCATCAGCGAGGGTGTGCGGGACGGCGAGTTCGACGTCCCGGACATTCCCGGCACCACGCTCGCGGTGCTGTCCCTCTGCATCGATGTGGCCCGCTGGTTCAACGCCCAGGGCAGCCGCACGCCCGACGAGGTCGGTGAGCTGTACGCAGGCCTCGTCCTGCGGATGGTCGGAGCCCGTACGGCCCCGGACCGCAGGTAG
- a CDS encoding YiaA/YiaB family inner membrane protein — translation MSDTTSVKQQSTAAFYGQAVASFLVAMGAVALGIFFLDADAWVRGFLAIGVLYLVTSCFTLAKVIRDRQEAGQIVSRVDQARLEKILAEHDPFQKL, via the coding sequence ATGAGTGACACGACATCGGTCAAGCAGCAGAGCACCGCCGCCTTCTACGGCCAGGCCGTCGCCTCCTTCCTGGTGGCGATGGGTGCGGTGGCCCTCGGTATCTTCTTCCTCGACGCCGATGCCTGGGTGCGCGGCTTCCTCGCCATCGGCGTGCTCTACCTCGTCACGTCCTGCTTCACGCTGGCCAAGGTGATCCGGGACCGCCAGGAGGCCGGGCAGATCGTCAGCCGGGTGGACCAGGCCCGGCTGGAGAAGATCCTCGCCGAGCACGACCCCTTCCAGAAGCTCTGA
- a CDS encoding acyl-CoA dehydrogenase family protein → MDLTLSEEQEAVRKLAADFVAREVAPHAVAWDRAENVDRSIVKKLGDLGFLGLTVPEEYGGSGGDHLSYCLVTEELGRGDSSVRGIVSVSLGLVAKTLASWGSEEQKRQWLPRLTAGEAIGCFGLTEPGTGSDAGNLATRAVRDGGDYVVNGTKMFITNGTWADVVLLFARTNDAPGHRGVSAFLVPADAPGLTRRTIHGKLGLRGQATAELVLEDVRVPAAALLGPEGKGFSIAMSALAKGRMSVAAGCVGIAQAALDAAVRYAGEREQFGKAIARHQLVQELLSDIAVDVDAARLLTWRVADLVDRGQEFATAASKAKLYASEAAVRCAGNALQVFGGYGYIDEYPVGKLLRDARVMTLYEGTSQIQKLIIGRALTGVSAF, encoded by the coding sequence ATGGACCTGACGCTCAGTGAGGAGCAGGAAGCCGTCCGGAAGCTGGCGGCGGACTTCGTCGCCCGTGAGGTCGCGCCACACGCCGTCGCGTGGGACCGGGCCGAGAATGTCGACAGGTCGATCGTGAAGAAGCTCGGGGACCTCGGCTTCCTCGGGCTCACCGTCCCCGAGGAGTACGGCGGCTCCGGCGGCGACCACCTCTCCTACTGTCTGGTCACCGAGGAGCTGGGCCGCGGCGACTCCTCCGTGCGCGGCATCGTCTCCGTATCGCTCGGTCTGGTCGCCAAGACCCTCGCGTCCTGGGGGAGCGAGGAGCAGAAGCGGCAGTGGCTGCCCCGGCTGACGGCGGGCGAGGCGATCGGCTGCTTCGGCCTCACCGAGCCCGGCACCGGTTCGGACGCCGGGAACCTCGCCACCCGGGCCGTACGCGACGGCGGTGACTACGTCGTCAACGGCACCAAGATGTTCATCACCAACGGCACCTGGGCCGACGTGGTGCTGCTCTTCGCCCGCACGAACGACGCCCCCGGCCACCGCGGGGTCTCCGCCTTCCTCGTCCCCGCCGACGCCCCCGGCCTCACCCGGCGCACCATCCACGGCAAGCTCGGCCTGCGCGGCCAGGCCACCGCCGAACTGGTCCTGGAGGATGTCCGGGTACCCGCGGCCGCCCTCCTCGGCCCCGAGGGCAAGGGCTTCTCCATCGCCATGTCCGCCCTGGCCAAGGGGCGGATGTCGGTCGCCGCGGGCTGTGTGGGCATCGCCCAGGCCGCCCTGGACGCGGCCGTGCGCTACGCCGGTGAGCGCGAGCAGTTCGGCAAGGCCATCGCCCGCCACCAGCTCGTCCAGGAGCTGCTGAGCGACATCGCCGTGGACGTGGACGCCGCCCGGCTGCTCACCTGGCGGGTCGCTGATCTGGTCGACCGGGGCCAGGAGTTCGCCACCGCCGCCTCCAAGGCCAAGCTGTACGCCTCCGAGGCCGCCGTCCGCTGCGCCGGCAACGCACTCCAGGTCTTCGGCGGCTACGGCTACATCGACGAGTACCCGGTCGGCAAACTCCTGCGGGACGCCCGGGTGATGACGCTCTACGAGGGCACCAGCCAGATCCAGAAGCTCATCATCGGCCGCGCGCTGACGGGTGTCTCCGCGTTCTGA
- a CDS encoding TetR/AcrR family transcriptional regulator, whose product MARPRKPLLSRDRIVGAASALVDAEGLDAVSTRRLAAVLGVSGPSLYNHFRNKDEILDAVADAVSVQVDLSMFEESDPRDWRAALHDWALSYRAALAAHPHIVPVLARGPGRRPAGLRVADAVFGAMVGAGWPPAQATRIGALMRYFITGSALGSFAGGFVDDESAYDPADYPHLGQAHLLADRRRQVDDGAFEVGLRALLDGLALQYEEYARPAAPSPGRFDD is encoded by the coding sequence ATGGCCCGACCGCGCAAGCCCCTCCTCAGCAGAGACCGCATCGTCGGGGCGGCGAGCGCGCTCGTGGACGCCGAGGGGCTCGACGCCGTCTCCACCCGTCGTCTCGCGGCGGTCCTGGGCGTCAGCGGGCCCTCGCTCTACAACCACTTCCGCAACAAGGACGAGATCCTCGACGCGGTCGCCGACGCCGTCTCCGTACAGGTCGACCTGTCGATGTTCGAGGAGTCGGACCCGCGCGACTGGCGCGCGGCCCTGCACGACTGGGCGCTGTCCTACCGGGCCGCCCTCGCCGCGCATCCGCACATCGTGCCCGTGCTCGCCCGGGGCCCCGGGCGCCGTCCGGCGGGGCTGCGGGTCGCCGACGCGGTGTTCGGGGCGATGGTGGGGGCGGGGTGGCCGCCCGCGCAGGCGACCCGGATCGGGGCGCTGATGCGGTACTTCATCACCGGGTCGGCGCTGGGGTCCTTCGCCGGGGGGTTCGTCGACGACGAGAGTGCCTACGACCCGGCCGACTACCCGCACCTGGGCCAGGCGCACCTGTTGGCCGACCGCCGGCGGCAGGTGGACGACGGGGCGTTCGAGGTGGGGCTGCGGGCGCTGCTGGACGGGCTGGCGCTCCAGTACGAGGAGTACGCACGGCCTGCGGCGCCGTCGCCCGGCCGCTTTGACGATTGA
- a CDS encoding DMT family transporter, which yields MTTPPTLLPVSAPARQWRTPAAACTTVVLWASAFVSIRSAGEAYSPGALALGRLLAGTLVLGAILLVRREGLPGKGAWPGIVTSGLLWFGLYMVVLNWGEQEVDAGTAAMLVNIGPILIALLGARMLGEGLPRRLLAGMGVSFAGAVVVGFAMSGHGGSSVLGVALCLLAALAYAAGAVSQKPALAHGSSLQINTFGCLIGAVACLPFTGALVSEAADAPLSATLNMVYLGVFPTALAFTTWGYAMARTTAGRMGATTYAVPALVVGMAWVLLDEVPTSLGIVGGALCLAGVAVSRSRQQTGSTRGNPARPVEGSRHDPERQAERT from the coding sequence ATGACGACGCCCCCGACACTCCTTCCGGTCTCCGCACCGGCCCGCCAGTGGCGCACCCCGGCCGCCGCCTGCACCACCGTCGTGCTGTGGGCCTCCGCCTTCGTCTCGATCCGCAGTGCGGGCGAGGCGTACTCCCCCGGTGCCCTGGCCCTCGGGCGGCTGCTGGCGGGGACGCTGGTGCTCGGGGCGATCCTGCTCGTACGGCGGGAGGGGCTGCCCGGCAAGGGTGCCTGGCCGGGGATCGTCACCTCGGGGCTGCTGTGGTTCGGGCTGTACATGGTGGTCCTGAACTGGGGCGAGCAGGAGGTGGACGCGGGCACGGCGGCGATGCTGGTGAACATCGGGCCGATCCTGATCGCCCTGCTGGGCGCCCGGATGCTCGGCGAGGGGCTGCCGCGCCGACTGCTGGCGGGGATGGGCGTCTCGTTCGCGGGCGCGGTCGTGGTCGGCTTCGCGATGTCCGGACACGGCGGCTCCTCCGTGCTGGGCGTGGCGCTGTGCCTGCTGGCCGCGCTGGCGTACGCGGCGGGTGCGGTGAGCCAGAAGCCGGCCCTGGCGCACGGCTCCTCGCTCCAGATCAACACCTTCGGCTGCCTGATCGGGGCCGTCGCCTGCCTGCCGTTCACCGGGGCGCTGGTCTCCGAGGCGGCCGACGCGCCGCTGTCCGCCACGCTGAACATGGTCTACCTGGGCGTCTTCCCGACCGCGCTGGCCTTCACGACCTGGGGCTACGCGATGGCCCGGACCACCGCGGGCCGGATGGGCGCGACCACGTACGCCGTTCCGGCGCTGGTCGTGGGGATGGCGTGGGTGCTGCTGGACGAGGTGCCGACCTCGCTCGGCATCGTCGGCGGGGCGCTCTGCCTGGCCGGGGTGGCGGTCTCCCGGAGCCGTCAGCAGACTGGCTCCACACGCGGAAATCCGGCCCGGCCGGTGGAGGGATCCCGTCATGACCCGGAGCGCCAAGCGGAACGGACGTAG
- the ppk2 gene encoding polyphosphate kinase 2, translated as MTRSAKRNGRSGTKGKAGPGDGSAPEADRRTAEADGQRAGADGRAARYGGSLLDGFAVADSGDDDPVLVTPEGHARDAWREDYPYDRKLRRRDYDRAKRALQIELLKLQHWVKERDERLVILFEGRDAAGKGGTIRRFTEHLNPRGARVVALEKPTERERTQWYFQRYAAHLPSAGEIVLFDRSWYNRAGVERVMGFCTTHEYLEFMHQAPGFERMLARDGVRLVKFWFSVSRNEQRNRFMIRQIDPVRRWKLSPVDLASLDKWDEYTEAKELMLFHTDTADAPWTVVKSNDKKRARLEAMRHVLDRFDYPGKDPEAVGVPDPLIVGPASRLFEEGEMDARLLGPVTSTSRTTDY; from the coding sequence ATGACCCGGAGCGCCAAGCGGAACGGACGTAGCGGAACCAAGGGGAAGGCGGGGCCGGGCGACGGCAGCGCCCCGGAGGCGGACCGGCGGACGGCGGAGGCGGACGGACAGAGAGCGGGGGCGGACGGGCGGGCGGCCCGCTACGGCGGGTCGCTTCTGGACGGATTCGCGGTGGCCGACAGCGGTGACGACGATCCGGTCCTGGTGACCCCGGAGGGGCATGCGCGTGACGCCTGGCGGGAGGACTACCCCTACGACCGCAAGCTGCGCCGCCGCGACTACGACCGGGCCAAGCGGGCGCTCCAGATCGAACTGCTGAAGCTCCAGCACTGGGTGAAGGAGCGCGACGAGCGGCTGGTGATCCTCTTCGAGGGACGGGACGCGGCGGGCAAGGGCGGCACGATCAGACGGTTCACCGAGCACCTCAATCCGCGCGGTGCGCGGGTGGTGGCGCTGGAGAAACCGACCGAGCGCGAACGCACCCAGTGGTACTTCCAGCGCTATGCGGCGCATCTGCCGAGCGCCGGGGAGATCGTCCTGTTCGACCGGTCCTGGTACAACCGGGCGGGCGTGGAGCGGGTGATGGGGTTCTGCACGACCCACGAGTACCTGGAGTTCATGCACCAGGCGCCGGGCTTCGAGCGGATGCTCGCCCGGGACGGCGTCCGCCTGGTGAAGTTCTGGTTCTCCGTCTCCCGCAACGAGCAGCGCAACCGGTTCATGATCCGGCAGATCGACCCGGTACGGCGGTGGAAGCTGAGCCCCGTCGATCTGGCGTCGCTGGACAAGTGGGACGAGTACACCGAGGCCAAGGAGCTGATGCTCTTCCACACCGACACCGCCGACGCGCCCTGGACGGTGGTGAAGAGCAACGACAAGAAGCGGGCCCGGCTGGAGGCGATGCGGCATGTGCTGGACCGCTTCGACTACCCGGGCAAGGACCCGGAGGCGGTCGGGGTGCCGGACCCGCTGATCGTGGGCCCGGCCTCCCGGCTGTTCGAGGAGGGCGAGATGGACGCCCGGCTGCTGGGGCCGGTGACGTCGACGTCCCGGACGACGGACTACTGA
- a CDS encoding Zn-dependent alcohol dehydrogenase, with protein MVRAAVLPAVGAPLEITDIVLPEPGPGQVRVALAAAGVCHSDLSLSNGTMRVPVPAVLGHEGAGTVLAVGEGVTHVAPGDGVVLNWAPSCGACFHCGIGEVWLCADALKGTANLHARTADGTELHPGLNVAAFAEETVVAANCVLPAPDGVPLTDAALLGCAVLTGYGAIHHSARVREGESVVVFGIGGVGLAVLQAARIAGASRIIAVDVSPAKEELARRAGATDYAIASATTAREIRKLTGGQGADVAVECVGRPATIRAAWESTRRGGRTTVVGIGGKDQEVTFNALEIFHWGRSLTGCVYGNSDPARDLPALADHIRAGRFDLSMMVTERIALDGIPAAFDNMVAGKGGRALVVFGNS; from the coding sequence GTGGTCCGCGCCGCCGTACTGCCCGCCGTCGGAGCTCCGCTGGAGATCACCGACATCGTCCTGCCGGAGCCCGGCCCCGGCCAGGTGCGCGTCGCGCTCGCCGCCGCCGGGGTCTGCCACTCCGACCTGTCCCTGTCCAACGGCACCATGCGCGTCCCGGTGCCCGCCGTCCTCGGCCACGAGGGCGCGGGCACCGTCCTGGCGGTCGGCGAGGGTGTCACCCATGTCGCCCCGGGCGACGGCGTCGTCCTCAACTGGGCGCCCTCCTGCGGGGCCTGCTTCCATTGCGGGATCGGCGAGGTGTGGCTCTGCGCCGACGCCCTCAAGGGGACCGCCAACCTCCACGCCCGCACGGCGGACGGCACGGAGCTCCACCCGGGGCTCAACGTCGCGGCCTTCGCCGAGGAGACCGTCGTCGCCGCGAACTGCGTGCTCCCCGCCCCCGACGGCGTTCCCCTCACCGACGCCGCGCTCCTCGGCTGCGCGGTCCTCACCGGCTACGGGGCGATCCACCACAGCGCCCGGGTCCGTGAGGGCGAGAGCGTCGTCGTGTTCGGGATCGGCGGCGTCGGCCTCGCCGTGCTCCAGGCCGCCCGGATCGCGGGCGCCTCCCGGATCATCGCGGTCGACGTCTCCCCGGCCAAGGAGGAGCTCGCCCGGCGGGCCGGAGCCACCGACTACGCCATCGCCTCCGCCACCACCGCGCGCGAGATCCGCAAACTGACCGGAGGCCAGGGCGCGGACGTCGCCGTGGAGTGCGTCGGGCGGCCCGCGACCATCCGCGCCGCCTGGGAGTCCACCCGGCGCGGCGGGCGTACCACGGTCGTCGGCATCGGTGGCAAGGACCAGGAGGTCACCTTCAACGCCCTGGAGATCTTCCACTGGGGCCGCTCCCTGACGGGCTGCGTGTACGGCAACAGCGACCCGGCCCGCGATCTGCCCGCCCTCGCCGACCACATCCGCGCGGGCCGCTTCGACCTGTCGATGATGGTCACCGAGCGCATCGCCCTGGACGGCATTCCCGCCGCCTTCGACAACATGGTCGCGGGCAAGGGCGGCCGCGCCCTGGTGGTCTTCGGGAATTCCTGA
- a CDS encoding aldehyde dehydrogenase family protein, with amino-acid sequence MKAHDQMYIDGAWRPAVGRDTIAVVNPADEQVIAHVPAGTAEDVDAAVRAARAALPAWAATPPAERAARLTALADALAARKDELAETITAELGSPLPLSQTVHAGVPVLVASSYAELAARHTFEERIGNSTVLLEPVGVVGAITPWNYPLHQIVAKVAPALAAGCTIVLKPAEDTPLTAQLFAEATEAAGLPPGVFNLVTGLGPVAGQALAAHEDVDLVSFTGSTAVGKQIGATAGAAVKRVALELGGKSANVILPGADLAKAVNVGIANVMTNSGQTCSAWTRMLVDAERYDEAVELAANAVTKYVAGERVGPLVNAKQQARVRGYIERGVAEGARLVAGGPEAPLESGYYVSPTVFADVTPDMTIAQEEIFGPVVSILRYEDVDDALRIANDTVYGLAGAVWAADDEEAVAFARRMDTGQVDINGGRFNPLAPFGGYKQSGVGRELGAHGLAEYLQTKSLQF; translated from the coding sequence ATGAAGGCCCATGACCAGATGTACATCGACGGCGCGTGGCGGCCCGCCGTCGGCCGGGACACGATCGCGGTCGTGAACCCGGCCGACGAGCAGGTCATCGCCCACGTGCCGGCGGGCACGGCCGAGGACGTCGACGCGGCGGTACGGGCCGCGCGGGCCGCTCTCCCCGCCTGGGCCGCCACCCCGCCCGCCGAGCGCGCGGCCCGGCTCACCGCGCTCGCCGACGCGCTGGCCGCCCGCAAGGACGAGCTGGCCGAGACGATCACCGCCGAGCTGGGCTCGCCGCTGCCGCTCTCGCAGACGGTCCACGCGGGCGTCCCGGTGCTGGTCGCCTCCTCGTACGCCGAACTGGCCGCGCGCCACACCTTCGAGGAGCGGATCGGCAACTCCACCGTGCTCCTGGAGCCGGTCGGTGTCGTCGGCGCGATCACCCCCTGGAACTACCCGCTCCACCAGATCGTCGCCAAGGTCGCCCCCGCCCTCGCCGCGGGCTGCACGATCGTCCTCAAGCCCGCCGAGGACACCCCGCTCACCGCCCAGCTCTTCGCCGAGGCCACCGAGGCCGCAGGTCTGCCGCCCGGCGTCTTCAACCTCGTCACCGGCCTCGGACCGGTCGCGGGCCAGGCGCTCGCCGCGCACGAGGACGTCGACCTGGTCTCCTTCACCGGCTCCACCGCCGTCGGCAAGCAGATCGGGGCCACCGCCGGGGCCGCCGTCAAGCGCGTCGCCCTCGAACTGGGCGGCAAGTCCGCCAACGTCATCCTCCCCGGCGCGGACCTCGCCAAGGCCGTCAACGTCGGCATCGCCAACGTGATGACCAACTCGGGCCAGACGTGCAGCGCCTGGACCCGGATGCTCGTGGACGCCGAGCGGTACGACGAGGCCGTGGAGCTCGCGGCGAACGCCGTCACCAAGTACGTCGCCGGGGAGCGGGTCGGCCCGCTCGTCAACGCCAAGCAGCAGGCCCGGGTGCGCGGTTACATCGAGAGGGGCGTCGCGGAAGGCGCCCGGCTGGTCGCGGGCGGCCCGGAAGCCCCTCTGGAGAGCGGCTACTACGTCAGCCCCACCGTCTTCGCCGACGTCACCCCGGACATGACCATCGCCCAGGAGGAGATCTTCGGCCCGGTCGTCTCGATCCTCCGCTACGAGGACGTGGACGACGCCCTGCGGATCGCCAACGACACCGTCTACGGGCTGGCGGGCGCCGTGTGGGCCGCGGACGACGAGGAGGCGGTGGCCTTCGCCCGCCGGATGGACACCGGACAGGTCGACATCAACGGCGGGCGGTTCAACCCGCTGGCCCCGTTCGGCGGTTACAAGCAGTCGGGGGTGGGGCGCGAGCTGGGGGCGCACGGTCTGGCGGAGTATCTCCAGACGAAGTCGCTCCAGTTCTGA
- a CDS encoding CitMHS family transporter, translating to MLTILGFVMIATFLVLIMTKKMSPIAALVLIPALFCVAVGQGAQLGDYVIDGVGNLAPTAAMLMFAIVYFGVMIDVGLFDPIVRGILRFCKADPLRIVVGTAVLAAIVSLDGDGSTTFMITVSAMYPLYKRLKMSLVVMTGVAATANGVMNTLPWGGPTARAATALELDASEIFVPMIPALAVGLLAVFLLAYVLGRRERGRLGLLTLDEGLVREAEPETVAVGAVGTGGEDRLRKGPAASDPDSSGTAADSDSSCAASGSDSSGAASGFTDADPDEDEGDDEEEFKGLDPNRSTLRPKLYWFNAGLTVALLAAMIMELLPIPVLFLLGAALALTVNFPHMPDQRARIAAHADNVLNVSGMVFAAAVFTGVLTGTGMVEHMADWVVSAVPDAMGPHMAIVTGLLSLPLTYFMSNDGFYFGVVPVLAEAGAAHGVSPLEIARASLAGQALHMSSPLVPAVYVLVGMAKVEFGDHTRFTVKWAVLTSLVVLGAGILFGTI from the coding sequence ATGCTGACAATCCTCGGCTTCGTCATGATCGCGACCTTCCTGGTCCTGATCATGACGAAGAAGATGTCGCCGATCGCGGCGCTGGTACTGATCCCCGCACTGTTCTGTGTCGCCGTCGGGCAGGGAGCGCAGCTCGGCGACTACGTCATCGACGGCGTCGGCAACCTCGCGCCGACCGCCGCCATGCTGATGTTCGCCATCGTCTACTTCGGTGTGATGATCGACGTCGGCCTGTTCGACCCGATCGTCCGGGGCATCCTCCGCTTCTGCAAGGCCGACCCGCTGCGGATCGTCGTCGGTACGGCGGTGCTCGCCGCGATCGTCTCCTTGGACGGCGACGGCTCCACCACCTTCATGATCACCGTCTCGGCGATGTATCCGCTCTACAAACGCCTCAAGATGAGCCTCGTCGTGATGACCGGCGTGGCGGCCACCGCGAACGGCGTCATGAACACCCTTCCCTGGGGCGGACCCACCGCCCGCGCCGCGACCGCCCTCGAACTGGACGCCTCCGAGATCTTCGTGCCCATGATCCCGGCGCTCGCCGTCGGACTGCTCGCGGTGTTCCTGCTGGCGTACGTGCTCGGCCGCCGCGAGCGCGGGCGCCTGGGCTTGCTCACACTGGACGAGGGGCTCGTGCGGGAGGCGGAGCCGGAGACCGTGGCGGTCGGAGCCGTCGGCACGGGCGGCGAGGACCGTCTCCGCAAGGGCCCGGCCGCCTCGGACCCGGATTCCTCAGGTACCGCCGCGGACTCGGATTCCTCATGTGCCGCCTCGGGCTCCGACTCCTCAGGCGCCGCCTCGGGGTTCACGGACGCGGACCCCGACGAGGACGAAGGCGACGACGAGGAGGAGTTCAAGGGCCTGGACCCGAACCGGTCCACGCTCCGCCCGAAGCTCTACTGGTTCAACGCGGGCCTCACCGTCGCCCTGCTGGCCGCGATGATCATGGAGCTGCTGCCGATCCCGGTGCTCTTCCTGCTCGGCGCGGCCCTCGCCCTCACCGTCAACTTCCCCCACATGCCCGACCAGCGGGCCCGGATCGCCGCCCATGCCGACAACGTCCTGAACGTATCCGGCATGGTCTTCGCCGCCGCCGTCTTCACCGGTGTCCTCACCGGTACGGGCATGGTCGAGCACATGGCCGACTGGGTCGTGAGCGCCGTCCCCGACGCGATGGGCCCGCACATGGCCATCGTCACCGGCCTGCTCAGCCTGCCGCTCACGTACTTCATGTCCAACGACGGCTTCTACTTCGGCGTCGTCCCGGTCCTCGCCGAGGCCGGGGCCGCCCACGGGGTCTCCCCGCTGGAGATCGCCCGCGCCTCCCTGGCGGGCCAGGCGCTGCACATGTCCTCGCCGCTGGTACCCGCCGTGTACGTCCTCGTCGGCATGGCGAAGGTCGAGTTCGGCGACCACACCCGGTTCACCGTCAAGTGGGCCGTGCTCACCTCCCTCGTCGTGCTCGGGGCGGGCATCCTCTTCGGCACCATCTAG